In Selenomonas dianae, a genomic segment contains:
- the secG gene encoding preprotein translocase subunit SecG, whose amino-acid sequence MVLDAIVAIILIASVLGQEAKSAGMGGLDGGGDTVFSGKARGMDALLARVTIVFAILFGVITIVIARMSS is encoded by the coding sequence ATGGTACTTGATGCAATCGTCGCGATCATCCTCATCGCGTCCGTACTCGGGCAGGAGGCGAAGTCCGCCGGCATGGGCGGTCTTGACGGCGGCGGGGATACGGTGTTCTCGGGCAAGGCACGCGGGATGGACGCACTGCTCGCACGTGTGACCATTGTGTTTGCGATTCTGTTCGGTGTGATCACCATTGTGATTGCGCGGATGTCGAGCTGA
- the rnr gene encoding ribonuclease R: MEQEQLDTLKARVQAFMREDAYRPLPEAEVRTGLGLPEAGEPLLSSALAALEAEGAIIRNRSGLYGLPSRMNLVVGRLSMSPKGFGFIIPDVRATEDESDVFVPGSLLASAMHGDRVVARVTPSETEGRAREGEIIRILDRANTHIVGTFERSKAFGFVTPDSTKIGRDIFILKKDFGGAKTGSKVVVEITKWPEERRSAEGRVVEVLGRAGDPGVDVLAVMRAYHLDEHFPPEVAAAAARCPENPLPEEYSGRHDRRDFPVVTIDGEDTKDIDDGIYAYEKDGGFFLGVYIADVSHYVRAGEPLDVEAAQRGTSVYLVDRVIPMLPRELSNGICSLNEGVDRLSMACEMEIGADGEVKNYEIVPCVIHVARRLTYTLVNKILAGEEPFVSDNEDIRPMMETLRRLREVLRAKRHRRGSIDFELPEIKVKLDAEGHPIALVKRTGSIGESIIEECMLIANETVARHMELKEEPFVYRVHETPNSEKVERFQRLLAALGLRLNVGEDGKVQPRDIQAVLDRVKGAPEERIIGAVALRSMQQARYSTQSLGHFGLAARYYTHFTSPIRRYPDLLVHRLLRETFATGHIPAEKRERLRATLPEAAEHSSARERIAIEAERETTDMKKIEYMAQFVGETFEGVVSGVTAFGIFVELENGVEGLVHVSTMVNDYYAYVEEQYAMVGERTGTRYRLGDPVTIIITRADVQARTLDFVLKDNGVYEPNMVKNVKTSAKPKESGEKSASSGGRSRRSRKKKGEKKAEPILADVTATPAERRKKTRGAHGSRGKRAQEGERAARKAAASVPTKPRAATSKVDDGRGQRPTRAAQGGDRRDRIRGRGRSDDGADRGSRDYHRVKVTGLNSAVWPDPPGYRSQKPETDTAEKPRRAPRPTRRMNRKTEGGTGNAE, from the coding sequence ATGGAACAAGAACAACTGGATACGCTGAAAGCGCGCGTACAAGCCTTTATGCGGGAGGACGCCTATCGCCCGCTGCCCGAGGCAGAGGTGCGCACGGGGCTTGGACTGCCTGAGGCGGGCGAGCCGCTGCTTTCGTCTGCGCTGGCGGCACTTGAGGCAGAGGGGGCGATCATCCGCAACCGCAGCGGCCTCTACGGGCTGCCGAGCCGCATGAACCTCGTCGTCGGGCGGCTCTCCATGTCGCCGAAGGGGTTCGGCTTCATCATCCCCGATGTGCGTGCGACAGAGGACGAATCGGATGTATTCGTACCGGGCTCCCTGCTCGCGAGCGCCATGCACGGCGACCGCGTCGTGGCGCGTGTCACACCGTCCGAGACAGAGGGACGTGCGCGTGAGGGCGAGATCATTCGCATTCTCGATCGTGCGAATACGCATATTGTCGGCACGTTTGAGCGCAGCAAGGCATTCGGCTTTGTCACACCCGACAGCACGAAGATCGGGCGGGACATTTTTATTTTGAAAAAAGACTTTGGCGGCGCAAAGACGGGCAGCAAGGTCGTCGTAGAGATCACGAAGTGGCCCGAGGAACGACGCAGCGCGGAGGGGCGCGTCGTCGAGGTGCTCGGCAGGGCGGGCGATCCCGGCGTGGATGTGCTCGCCGTCATGCGTGCGTACCATCTGGACGAGCACTTCCCACCAGAGGTGGCGGCAGCCGCCGCACGCTGCCCCGAGAACCCACTGCCCGAAGAGTATTCAGGGCGGCATGACCGCCGCGACTTCCCCGTCGTCACGATCGACGGCGAGGACACGAAGGACATCGACGATGGCATCTATGCCTACGAGAAGGATGGCGGCTTCTTCCTCGGGGTCTACATCGCCGATGTCAGCCACTATGTCCGTGCGGGCGAACCGCTCGACGTGGAGGCGGCGCAGCGCGGGACGAGCGTCTACCTCGTCGATCGTGTGATTCCGATGCTGCCGCGTGAACTCTCGAATGGTATTTGCAGCCTCAATGAGGGCGTTGACCGTCTCTCGATGGCGTGCGAGATGGAGATCGGTGCGGACGGTGAAGTCAAAAACTATGAGATCGTACCCTGTGTGATTCATGTCGCACGCCGTCTCACCTATACGCTTGTGAATAAAATTCTCGCGGGCGAGGAGCCGTTTGTTTCGGACAACGAGGACATCCGCCCCATGATGGAGACCCTGCGCCGTCTGCGCGAGGTGCTGCGGGCAAAGCGCCATCGGCGCGGCTCGATTGACTTTGAACTGCCCGAGATTAAGGTGAAGCTCGATGCCGAGGGACATCCCATCGCACTCGTAAAGCGGACGGGCTCGATTGGTGAGTCCATCATCGAGGAGTGTATGCTCATCGCCAACGAGACCGTTGCACGTCACATGGAGCTGAAAGAAGAGCCCTTCGTCTACCGCGTGCACGAAACACCGAACAGTGAGAAGGTCGAGCGCTTCCAACGTCTCCTCGCCGCACTCGGGCTGCGCCTGAACGTGGGTGAGGACGGCAAGGTGCAGCCGCGCGACATCCAGGCGGTGCTCGACCGTGTGAAGGGCGCACCCGAGGAGCGCATCATCGGTGCGGTCGCGCTGCGCTCCATGCAGCAGGCACGCTACTCGACGCAGAGCCTCGGGCATTTTGGGCTTGCCGCACGCTACTATACGCATTTCACCTCGCCCATTCGCCGCTATCCCGATCTTCTGGTACACAGGCTGCTGCGCGAGACCTTTGCCACGGGTCACATCCCCGCAGAGAAGCGGGAGCGTCTGCGTGCCACACTGCCCGAGGCTGCGGAGCACTCCTCCGCGCGTGAGCGCATCGCCATTGAGGCGGAGCGTGAGACCACGGATATGAAGAAGATCGAGTACATGGCGCAGTTCGTCGGAGAGACCTTCGAGGGTGTGGTCAGCGGGGTCACGGCATTTGGCATCTTCGTCGAGCTTGAGAATGGCGTGGAGGGGCTTGTACACGTCTCGACCATGGTAAACGACTACTATGCCTACGTCGAGGAGCAGTACGCGATGGTCGGCGAGCGCACAGGAACGCGCTACCGCCTCGGCGATCCCGTGACCATCATCATCACGCGTGCCGATGTACAGGCGCGGACGCTTGACTTCGTGTTGAAGGATAACGGTGTCTACGAGCCGAATATGGTGAAAAACGTGAAAACATCCGCGAAACCCAAGGAAAGCGGCGAAAAATCCGCCTCCTCGGGCGGGCGCAGCCGTCGCTCACGCAAAAAGAAGGGCGAGAAGAAGGCAGAGCCGATCCTCGCCGATGTCACGGCAACGCCCGCCGAGCGGCGCAAGAAAACGCGCGGCGCACACGGCTCGCGCGGCAAACGGGCGCAGGAGGGGGAGCGTGCGGCACGCAAGGCAGCCGCGAGCGTCCCCACGAAGCCGCGTGCCGCAACATCTAAGGTGGACGACGGGCGCGGACAGCGTCCCACACGCGCCGCGCAGGGCGGCGACCGTCGCGACCGCATACGTGGGCGCGGCAGATCCGACGATGGCGCGGATCGCGGGTCGCGCGACTACCATCGCGTCAAGGTGACGGGGCTCAACAGCGCCGTCTGGCCGGATCCGCCGGGCTACCGTTCGCAGAAGCCGGAGACGGATACCGCAGAGAAGCCGCGCCGTGCGCCGCGTCCCACACGCCGCATGAATCGCAAGACCGAGGGCGGAACGGGAAACGCCGAGTGA
- the smpB gene encoding SsrA-binding protein SmpB, which translates to MGKKNESIKIACENRKARHDYFIHETYEAGLELVGTEVKSLRAGKANLRDSYAYIKNGEIFLDHMHISPYDQGNRFNHDPLRVRRLLMHKAEILKLFGKTREKGMTLVPLKVYFKRGRAKLELALASGKHNYDKRQSLRAKDAKREVEQALKARQRG; encoded by the coding sequence ATGGGAAAGAAGAACGAGAGCATCAAGATCGCCTGTGAGAACCGTAAGGCGCGTCATGACTATTTCATCCATGAAACATACGAGGCGGGGCTGGAGCTCGTCGGGACGGAGGTCAAGTCCCTGCGTGCGGGCAAAGCAAATCTGCGCGACAGCTATGCCTACATCAAGAACGGGGAGATCTTTCTCGATCACATGCACATCAGCCCGTACGATCAGGGCAATCGGTTCAACCACGACCCGCTGCGCGTCCGCCGTCTGCTCATGCACAAGGCGGAGATTCTGAAACTCTTCGGCAAGACGCGAGAGAAGGGCATGACCCTCGTTCCGCTCAAGGTGTACTTTAAGCGCGGACGGGCAAAGCTCGAACTCGCACTTGCCAGTGGCAAGCACAACTACGACAAGCGGCAAAGTCTGCGTGCAAAGGATGCCAAACGTGAGGTCGAACAGGCGTTAAAGGCACGGCAGCGCGGCTAA
- a CDS encoding Na+/H+ antiporter NhaC family protein gives MTATAWSILPPIITIVLALWTKEVYMSLIIGIFAGAMLFAGGNFLQATLTMFQVMADKVGSNVNILVFLVILGILVAAITRSGAMNAYGDWASRTIRGKRSASLVTVLLGIVIFIDDYFNCLTVGTVMRPVTDKFRIARTKLAYIIDATAAPICIIAPVSSWAAAVGSSLPENSQIDGFMLFLQTIPFNLYAWLTLIFMMFIICTGRDFGAMRRSVRRSNAEFEIPKEYQDTAEASASAASEGRGKMLDLMLPLLVLIGACIYGMLYTGGIHEGKGIADAFADCDSSKSLVLGSFIAFVFTGLLYLPRRVVSFNVFCDSFGWGFKAMTPAIFILCLAWTLSGICSKEYLDLGGFVGAVVQANAGVVMFLPPLFFLVAAGLAFATGTSWGTFGILIPIAIAVLGQTAPDILVVSVAAILSGAVCGDHASPISDTTILASAGAQCHHLDHVATQLPYVAVVAGCSLLGYITDGFTGNGYIGLGVGIAALALTMTFVFSRVSSAEE, from the coding sequence ATGACAGCAACCGCATGGTCGATCCTGCCACCGATTATTACCATCGTCCTCGCGCTCTGGACGAAGGAAGTCTATATGTCGCTCATCATCGGCATCTTCGCGGGCGCAATGCTTTTCGCGGGCGGGAACTTTCTCCAGGCGACGCTGACGATGTTTCAGGTGATGGCGGACAAGGTCGGCAGCAATGTCAACATTCTGGTCTTTCTCGTCATCCTCGGCATTCTCGTCGCCGCCATCACGCGCTCCGGAGCAATGAATGCCTACGGCGACTGGGCGTCGCGGACGATCCGGGGCAAGCGCAGCGCGTCCCTCGTCACGGTGCTGCTCGGCATCGTCATCTTCATTGACGACTATTTCAACTGCCTCACGGTCGGTACGGTCATGCGTCCCGTCACGGACAAGTTCCGCATCGCGCGGACGAAGCTCGCCTACATCATCGACGCGACGGCGGCACCGATCTGCATCATCGCTCCCGTTTCGAGCTGGGCGGCAGCAGTCGGCTCGTCACTGCCCGAGAATTCGCAGATCGACGGCTTCATGCTCTTTTTGCAGACGATCCCCTTCAATCTCTACGCATGGCTGACCCTCATCTTCATGATGTTCATTATCTGTACGGGACGCGATTTTGGCGCGATGCGCAGGAGTGTCCGCAGGTCGAACGCGGAGTTCGAGATTCCAAAGGAGTATCAGGACACGGCGGAGGCATCGGCGAGTGCGGCGAGCGAGGGGCGTGGCAAGATGCTCGATCTCATGCTCCCCCTCCTCGTCCTCATCGGCGCGTGCATCTACGGGATGCTGTATACGGGCGGCATCCACGAGGGCAAGGGGATTGCAGATGCGTTCGCGGACTGCGACTCGTCGAAATCCCTCGTCCTCGGCTCGTTCATCGCATTCGTCTTTACCGGGCTGCTCTACCTCCCACGCCGCGTGGTGTCGTTCAATGTGTTCTGTGACAGCTTCGGCTGGGGATTCAAGGCGATGACCCCCGCCATCTTCATTCTCTGCCTCGCGTGGACGCTCTCGGGGATCTGCAGCAAGGAATACCTCGACCTCGGCGGCTTCGTCGGCGCAGTTGTGCAGGCAAATGCAGGGGTTGTCATGTTCCTGCCGCCGCTCTTCTTCCTCGTTGCAGCGGGGCTTGCGTTCGCCACGGGCACGAGCTGGGGCACGTTCGGCATCCTCATCCCGATTGCGATTGCCGTCCTCGGTCAGACCGCCCCTGACATTCTCGTCGTCTCCGTCGCCGCCATCCTCTCGGGCGCGGTCTGCGGCGACCACGCCTCGCCCATCTCCGACACCACCATCCTCGCCTCGGCAGGTGCACAGTGCCACCACCTCGACCACGTTGCGACACAGCTGCCCTATGTCGCCGTCGTCGCCGGCTGCTCCCTCCTCGGCTACATTACCGACGGGTTCACAGGGAACGGCTACATCGGGCTTGGAGTTGGCATCGCCGCCCTCGCCCTCACGATGACGTTTGTTTTCTCGCGCGTGAGCTCGGCAGAAGAATAA
- a CDS encoding amino acid permease yields MQEQEASPALRRGLKNRHLQMIALGGAIGTGLFYGSASTIALAGPAVMLAYLLGGIMIFFIMRMLGEMAVDEPVSGSFSYYAGKYWGDFPGFLSGWNYWFNYIIVSMAELAAVGIYMNFWLPDLPQWLSALICLTVITVLNLINVRAYGEMEFWMALVKITAIVLMIGLGGWLLVTGAPFPANVSNLWTHGGFLPNGWWGFLLGTAVVMFSFGGIELIGITAGEAEDPDRTIPQAINQVIWRILIFYVGTMAVLMALWPWNEVGMEASPFVQIFQNIGIPAAAHILNFVVLTAAISVYNSAIYSNSRMLYGLAQRGDAPQVLKSLSVRGVPVLGILISSGITLIVVLLNYFFPGDAFLYLISIATCAAVISWVTIVVTHLKFRRKMTCEGKPVKFRAPLYPWINYICLVFLVGVVVMMAQIPGMQLAVPILPVWLLVLRLGYRAKQKKG; encoded by the coding sequence ATGCAGGAACAGGAAGCATCGCCCGCCCTCCGGCGCGGGCTGAAGAACAGACATCTCCAGATGATCGCGCTCGGCGGGGCGATCGGGACAGGGCTTTTCTACGGCTCGGCATCCACCATTGCACTCGCAGGACCTGCGGTCATGCTTGCCTATCTTCTCGGCGGCATCATGATCTTCTTTATCATGCGGATGCTCGGCGAGATGGCGGTCGATGAGCCGGTTTCCGGCTCGTTCAGTTACTATGCGGGCAAATATTGGGGCGACTTTCCGGGCTTCCTCTCCGGTTGGAACTACTGGTTCAACTACATCATTGTTTCCATGGCGGAGCTCGCGGCGGTCGGCATCTATATGAATTTCTGGCTGCCCGATCTCCCGCAGTGGCTCTCGGCACTCATCTGTCTTACCGTTATCACCGTGCTCAATCTCATCAATGTGCGTGCGTACGGTGAGATGGAGTTCTGGATGGCGCTCGTGAAGATCACGGCGATTGTCCTCATGATCGGGCTCGGCGGCTGGCTTCTCGTCACGGGCGCACCGTTTCCCGCGAACGTCAGCAACCTTTGGACACACGGCGGCTTTCTGCCAAACGGTTGGTGGGGGTTCCTGCTCGGGACGGCGGTCGTCATGTTCTCGTTCGGCGGCATCGAGCTCATCGGCATCACGGCGGGCGAGGCGGAGGATCCCGACCGCACAATCCCACAGGCGATCAATCAGGTTATCTGGCGCATCCTGATCTTCTACGTCGGCACAATGGCGGTGCTCATGGCACTCTGGCCGTGGAACGAGGTCGGCATGGAGGCGAGCCCCTTCGTGCAGATCTTTCAAAACATCGGCATCCCTGCCGCCGCGCACATCCTGAACTTCGTCGTGCTCACCGCTGCGATCTCCGTCTACAACTCCGCGATCTACAGCAACAGCCGTATGCTCTACGGCCTCGCGCAGCGCGGGGATGCGCCGCAGGTGCTCAAAAGCCTCTCCGTGCGCGGTGTGCCCGTGCTTGGCATCCTTATCTCCTCGGGCATCACGCTTATTGTCGTGCTTCTGAACTACTTCTTCCCGGGCGACGCATTCCTCTATCTCATCTCGATTGCAACGTGCGCCGCCGTCATCAGCTGGGTGACGATTGTCGTAACGCATCTGAAATTTCGTCGGAAGATGACGTGCGAGGGGAAGCCTGTCAAATTCCGTGCACCGCTGTATCCGTGGATCAACTATATCTGCCTCGTATTCCTCGTCGGTGTCGTCGTCATGATGGCACAGATCCCGGGAATGCAGCTCGCCGTGCCGATCCTGCCCGTGTGGCTGCTCGTCCTCCGGCTCGGCTATCGGGCGAAGCAGAAGAAGGGATAA
- a CDS encoding hemolysin family protein has product MDILPTLLDILLVAFLIFMNGFFVAAEFCCVKIRTSRLETLIAEGSSRAGYAKQLTEHLDYSLSVTQFGITLASLGLGWVGEPAIATLILPVTHMFGLPDEVGHTIALAVAFTIITSMHIVLGELTPKSMAIANVEAIMLAIAFPMVLFGRVMRPFVWILNTVANTISRKFGYDVKGENEDAHTEEEIRLLMKESYRQGLINSTEADFVDNVFSFTELNAREIMVPRTDMICLYLDDTPAERIKTILEEQQTRYPVCYEDKDHIIGFIHVKDLLPPLVRGERLNLRRYIRKALVVPESMDGSVLLRTMQEQGSQLAIVVDEYGGTAGMVTVEDIVEQIVGDIRDEFDEERERVEWRAGDLCSVDAKLLLEELDDLLGVRIDDENVDSVGGWLYDQLGETPRVGQMAAHTGTLLYVEEVDGMRITRVLVHLPHSVLEAQEAPASHEEE; this is encoded by the coding sequence GTGGACATATTGCCCACATTGCTCGACATACTGCTTGTTGCCTTTTTGATCTTCATGAACGGCTTCTTTGTCGCGGCGGAGTTCTGCTGTGTGAAGATCCGCACCTCGCGCCTTGAGACGCTGATCGCGGAGGGGAGCAGCCGCGCCGGATACGCCAAGCAGCTCACGGAGCACCTGGACTACTCGCTCTCTGTGACACAGTTCGGCATTACGCTCGCCTCGCTCGGTCTCGGCTGGGTGGGCGAGCCTGCGATTGCGACACTCATCCTGCCTGTGACGCATATGTTTGGTCTGCCCGACGAGGTCGGGCACACGATTGCGCTCGCGGTCGCCTTTACGATCATCACCTCAATGCACATCGTGCTCGGCGAACTCACGCCAAAGTCGATGGCGATTGCGAACGTCGAGGCCATCATGCTTGCGATTGCGTTCCCGATGGTGCTGTTCGGCCGCGTCATGCGTCCCTTTGTCTGGATCTTGAACACGGTTGCGAACACGATCAGCCGTAAATTCGGCTACGATGTGAAGGGCGAGAACGAGGACGCGCACACGGAGGAGGAGATCCGGCTTCTGATGAAGGAGAGCTATCGACAGGGACTGATCAACAGCACGGAGGCGGACTTCGTCGACAATGTCTTTTCATTCACGGAGCTGAATGCACGCGAAATCATGGTGCCGCGGACGGATATGATCTGTCTTTATCTCGACGACACGCCCGCCGAGCGTATCAAGACCATCCTTGAGGAGCAGCAGACGCGCTATCCCGTCTGCTATGAGGACAAGGATCACATCATCGGTTTTATCCATGTCAAGGATCTCCTGCCGCCGCTCGTGCGCGGGGAGCGGCTGAACCTGCGCCGCTACATCCGCAAGGCGCTCGTCGTGCCCGAGAGCATGGACGGCAGCGTCCTCCTGCGCACAATGCAGGAGCAGGGATCGCAGCTCGCCATTGTGGTCGATGAGTACGGCGGTACGGCGGGCATGGTCACAGTCGAGGATATTGTCGAGCAGATCGTTGGAGACATCCGCGACGAGTTCGACGAGGAGCGCGAGCGCGTGGAGTGGCGTGCGGGCGATCTCTGCTCTGTTGATGCGAAACTCCTGCTGGAGGAGTTGGACGACCTGCTCGGTGTCCGCATCGACGACGAGAATGTGGACAGTGTCGGCGGCTGGCTCTACGATCAGCTCGGCGAGACCCCGCGTGTAGGGCAGATGGCTGCACATACAGGTACGCTGCTCTACGTCGAGGAGGTGGACGGTATGCGCATCACGCGCGTTCTCGTTCATCTGCCGCACAGCGTGTTGGAGGCGCAGGAAGCACCTGCCTCCCATGAGGAGGAATAG
- a CDS encoding zinc ribbon domain-containing protein, translated as MICNECGEKIEGLTRVCPHCGKRALIDDELETWSFLADTAADHKREMPPEIALNEPKAIPTGRAVQIEELYRLKDYFVRHSNLYQVVADLDYIEEGMSRPSLPLWLLVGGLVAALVYLPLSPFLPHFIWAYYFVLWGVVTTAGYLRSGRRYERSKAEYALLRRHAENDLHAMYNRCEGCFLPLAWTPPPQINRMLDALRSGEFSSVGEYMLKNEPGTGRRIAA; from the coding sequence ATGATTTGCAACGAATGCGGAGAGAAAATAGAGGGACTTACGCGTGTTTGCCCGCATTGCGGCAAGCGTGCCCTCATTGACGACGAACTGGAAACATGGAGCTTTCTTGCGGATACGGCAGCGGATCACAAAAGGGAAATGCCGCCGGAGATCGCTCTGAATGAGCCGAAGGCAATACCGACGGGACGGGCAGTACAGATCGAGGAGCTGTACCGGCTGAAGGACTACTTCGTCCGACACAGCAACCTCTATCAGGTCGTTGCGGATTTGGACTACATCGAGGAGGGAATGAGCCGCCCGTCCCTGCCCCTTTGGCTGCTCGTCGGCGGACTTGTCGCGGCACTCGTCTATTTACCGCTCTCGCCCTTCCTGCCGCATTTCATCTGGGCATACTACTTTGTCCTCTGGGGTGTAGTCACGACGGCGGGCTATCTGCGCTCCGGTCGGCGCTACGAGCGGAGCAAGGCGGAGTATGCGCTGCTGCGCCGCCATGCGGAGAATGATCTGCACGCGATGTACAACCGCTGCGAGGGCTGTTTCCTTCCTCTGGCATGGACCCCGCCGCCGCAGATCAACCGTATGCTCGATGCACTCCGGTCGGGGGAGTTTTCCTCCGTCGGTGAATATATGCTGAAAAATGAGCCGGGCACGGGCAGACGGATCGCGGCGTAG
- a CDS encoding alpha/beta hydrolase, whose translation MHLEGAEPFFLPGGRHGVLLIHGFTGLPAELRLMGEYLNERGFTVLAIRLAGHGTTVEDLSRMEHEDWMDSVRDGFSILSGACERISVVGHSMGAVFALLLSMEAEIAHVVSLGAPIMIAPEQGIEHLPTREACIDRYVPKARRKLTNVPPGANNTYRRMPLVSIHEMMDVIAVLCAQIEDVDAPLLIVHGARDHTADPRSADYLYENVRSSRREKFILPDAGHLLPLDTGVREHVFARTVEFLRDGSEREE comes from the coding sequence ATGCACCTTGAGGGAGCAGAGCCGTTTTTTCTGCCGGGCGGGCGGCATGGTGTCCTCCTCATTCACGGATTTACGGGACTGCCGGCGGAACTGCGCCTCATGGGCGAATATTTGAACGAGCGTGGCTTTACCGTGCTCGCGATACGGCTTGCGGGGCACGGCACGACGGTTGAAGATCTGAGCCGCATGGAGCACGAGGACTGGATGGACTCCGTGCGTGACGGTTTTTCCATCCTCAGCGGCGCATGTGAGCGCATCTCTGTGGTCGGGCACTCGATGGGCGCGGTCTTTGCCCTGCTGCTCTCCATGGAGGCGGAGATCGCCCACGTCGTCAGTCTCGGCGCACCGATCATGATTGCGCCCGAGCAGGGCATCGAGCACCTGCCGACGCGTGAGGCGTGCATCGACCGCTATGTGCCGAAGGCTCGCCGCAAACTCACGAACGTCCCCCCGGGGGCGAACAACACCTATCGGCGGATGCCGCTCGTATCCATCCATGAGATGATGGATGTCATTGCCGTTCTCTGCGCACAGATCGAGGATGTGGATGCGCCGCTCCTGATCGTGCATGGGGCGCGCGACCATACGGCAGATCCGAGGAGCGCGGACTATCTCTATGAGAATGTTCGAAGCTCTCGGCGCGAGAAGTTCATCCTGCCCGATGCGGGGCATCTGCTGCCGCTCGATACGGGGGTCAGGGAACACGTTTTTGCGCGCACGGTGGAATTTCTTCGGGATGGATCGGAAAGAGAAGAATAG
- a CDS encoding DEAD/DEAH box helicase: MDFTSLGVPEHFIAALAKRGITAPTEIQAAFIPAAHAGENLIGEAPTGTGKTLAYLLPIMRRIDPTVRAAQALVLAPTHELAMQIATVARELAQAAGLPIGVQALIGGANIKRQIESLKKKPALIVGSAPRVQELHRFGKLKLAGVKLLVLDEFDRLLGKQHLDEVRALLRLLPAERQTLLLSATAGASAVRMAEELCAPRLIRMEGTDAAYENYYHIVPFRDKIKAVQKLTRRLPIKRGLVFVGRGFDAAHALEKLRFEGIKAVALIGQERRDQRRAALDAIRAGRAELLISTDLAARGLDIEDVDYVIHLDLPEDVRTYRHRAGRTARAGKAGAVISLVDEKEQGKLRTLAARMEIELARLPRA, from the coding sequence ATGGATTTTACATCGCTCGGTGTGCCCGAGCATTTCATCGCCGCCCTCGCAAAGCGTGGCATCACTGCGCCGACGGAGATTCAGGCGGCGTTTATCCCCGCCGCGCACGCGGGGGAGAACCTCATCGGCGAGGCACCGACGGGGACAGGCAAGACGCTCGCCTACCTCCTGCCCATCATGAGGCGCATCGACCCCACCGTACGCGCGGCACAGGCACTTGTCCTCGCGCCGACGCACGAGCTTGCGATGCAGATTGCGACGGTCGCGCGTGAGCTGGCACAGGCGGCAGGGCTTCCCATCGGGGTGCAGGCACTCATCGGTGGGGCGAACATCAAGCGGCAGATCGAATCGCTCAAGAAAAAGCCCGCGCTCATCGTCGGCTCTGCGCCGCGTGTGCAGGAGCTCCACCGTTTCGGCAAGCTGAAACTCGCGGGTGTAAAACTGCTCGTTCTGGACGAGTTCGACCGTCTGCTCGGAAAGCAGCATCTGGATGAGGTGCGTGCGCTTCTCCGTCTCCTGCCCGCCGAACGTCAGACGCTCCTGCTCTCGGCGACGGCGGGAGCATCAGCTGTCCGTATGGCGGAGGAACTCTGTGCGCCGCGCCTCATCCGCATGGAGGGAACGGACGCAGCCTATGAAAACTACTATCATATTGTACCGTTTCGTGATAAAATAAAAGCGGTACAAAAGCTGACGCGCCGTCTGCCCATCAAACGCGGGCTCGTCTTTGTCGGGCGCGGCTTCGATGCAGCTCATGCGCTTGAAAAGCTGCGTTTCGAGGGGATCAAGGCCGTTGCCCTCATCGGGCAGGAGCGGCGCGATCAGCGGCGTGCGGCACTGGACGCCATTCGCGCGGGACGCGCCGAGCTCCTCATCTCCACCGATCTTGCTGCGCGCGGGCTCGACATCGAGGACGTGGACTATGTGATCCATCTCGACCTGCCCGAGGATGTGCGTACCTACCGCCATCGCGCGGGGCGTACGGCACGTGCGGGCAAGGCGGGCGCGGTCATCTCGCTCGTGGACGAGAAAGAACAGGGCAAACTGAGAACGCTCGCCGCACGCATGGAGATCGAACTCGCGCGTCTGCCGCGTGCCTGA